Within Streptomyces antibioticus, the genomic segment GGCTGCCCGGGCGTCGTCCCGGTCCACCGGCAGCCAGAAGTCCGGCCACCGGACCCACCGGGCCTCCCACGCCACCTCGGGCGGCGCCGCCCCCAGCAGATACACCCCGTACGTCGGCGGGGGCCCGTCCGCTTCCATCCCCCGCCGCACCCCCCTCCCCCGCACCAACCGCCCGGACGGCAACCGCAACACCCCGTCCGCCGCGGGGTCCCAGCCCGCGCCGCCCTGACCGTCGTAGCTCTCCATCCGGCCATTCGACCTTGCCCCACCCACCCCGGGCAACCGGTTCCCCTCGACCGCCGGAACACCCGACGCCGGGCGCACCCACCGAAGGCCACCAGTCCCCCACCCCGGCCAACCGGTTCCCGCCCCCGGCGGCAGCCAGAACGCCCCAGGAGCACCAGAAGTCCCGGTCACCCGCTGGCCGCAGGCCACCACCCCCGCCGCAACCCGCCCCGCCCCGCCGCGCCGCGCCGCGCCGGGCAGCCGATCACGGGGCGGGCGCCCTCGGCACGCCCCTCGAACCCGCCAGCCCCGCCCGGGCGACCGACCCGCACCGACCGGCGGCCGGCCGGCTTCCCGCCACCGCATCCCGCCCCGAACCGGCTCGCCCCCACGGCAGCCACAACACCCC encodes:
- a CDS encoding protein-tyrosine phosphatase family protein, coding for MESYDGQGGAGWDPAADGVLRLPSGRLVRGRGVRRGMEADGPPPTYGVYLLGAAPPEVAWEARWVRWPDFWLPVDRDDARAALEEAWRRAAGERVEVACGGGRGRTGTALACLAVLDGVPAAEAVAFVRRHYDRHAVETPWQRRYVRRFGPTR